The Methylomagnum ishizawai genome has a window encoding:
- a CDS encoding DUF1566 domain-containing protein has protein sequence MRSIIRLLALAGLLAVAGTAAPAAPPEGTQIYASGYAQGGSNANFTWLNPGPLIYKVWVQIPAQGTASKAPYRVYPKGNPSGGAACSPDDPLAPCFEVPVNQASRQKRWVQLTLNKDPETAWRFTKAGFVSVDASTVSPGETLGAAAAVFQDASPLAIGKTYQGGIIFYLNAAKSHGLIAAPTDQGTDSTWWNGMYFPVAGGPDNTAIGMGQANTEAIVAAQGAGGYAARLCYDLVIGKYTDWYLPSKDELNLMYTNIGPGAAAPLTNVGGFASALYWSSSGYQYDDRYAWGQGFGASGQSPTPKSYPFHVRAVRSF, from the coding sequence ATGCGATCCATCATCAGGCTACTCGCCTTGGCCGGGCTATTGGCCGTAGCGGGCACCGCCGCTCCGGCGGCTCCACCCGAAGGCACCCAGATCTATGCCAGCGGCTACGCCCAGGGCGGCAGCAATGCCAACTTCACTTGGCTCAATCCCGGCCCGCTCATCTACAAGGTATGGGTACAGATACCGGCCCAGGGCACGGCCAGCAAGGCGCCCTACCGGGTCTATCCCAAGGGCAACCCCTCGGGCGGGGCGGCCTGTTCGCCGGACGACCCGCTCGCGCCCTGCTTCGAAGTACCGGTCAACCAAGCCTCCCGGCAAAAGCGATGGGTGCAACTGACCCTCAACAAAGACCCCGAAACCGCCTGGAGATTCACCAAGGCGGGTTTCGTGAGCGTGGACGCCAGCACCGTCAGCCCCGGCGAGACGCTGGGCGCGGCGGCGGCGGTGTTCCAGGATGCCAGCCCCCTGGCGATAGGCAAGACCTACCAGGGCGGGATCATCTTCTATCTCAACGCGGCCAAGAGCCATGGCCTGATCGCCGCGCCGACCGATCAAGGCACGGACAGCACTTGGTGGAATGGCATGTACTTCCCGGTCGCGGGCGGCCCGGACAACACCGCTATCGGCATGGGCCAGGCCAACACCGAGGCCATCGTCGCCGCGCAGGGCGCGGGCGGCTATGCCGCACGGCTCTGCTACGACCTGGTGATCGGCAAATACACCGACTGGTATTTGCCCTCCAAGGACGAACTGAACCTCATGTACACCAATATCGGGCCGGGGGCCGCCGCGCCGCTGACCAATGTGGGGGGATTCGCCAGCGCCCTCTATTGGAGTTCCTCTGGATACCAATACGACGACCGCTATGCCTGGGGCCAGGGTTTCGGTGCCAGCGGCCAAAGCCCGACCCCCAAGAGCTACCCGTTCCACGTGCGCGCCGTGCGGAGTTTTTAG
- a CDS encoding DUF1269 domain-containing protein, translating into MSELIVIGYDSPFQAEEVRLKLLKMQRDYLIDLEDAVVAVKQADGKVKLNQVFNLTQAGAIGGSFWGALVGMLFLNPLLGAAVGAGAGAISGALSDVGINDDFMKNLADTFKPGTSALFILVRKATPDKVLGELSGAGGKIIQTSLSHGDEAKLQAALDAAQTRTTAVF; encoded by the coding sequence ATGAGCGAATTGATCGTCATCGGCTATGACAGCCCGTTCCAGGCGGAGGAAGTCCGGCTCAAGCTCTTGAAGATGCAGCGCGATTACCTGATCGACCTGGAGGACGCGGTGGTCGCGGTCAAGCAGGCCGACGGCAAGGTCAAGCTGAACCAGGTGTTCAACCTGACCCAGGCCGGAGCCATTGGCGGGAGTTTCTGGGGCGCCCTGGTCGGGATGCTGTTCCTGAATCCGCTGCTGGGCGCGGCGGTGGGCGCGGGGGCCGGGGCCATCTCCGGTGCCTTGAGCGATGTCGGCATCAACGACGACTTCATGAAGAACCTGGCCGACACCTTCAAGCCCGGCACTTCCGCCCTGTTCATCCTGGTCCGCAAGGCCACGCCGGACAAGGTCTTGGGCGAACTGAGCGGCGCGGGCGGCAAGATCATCCAGACCTCGCTCTCGCACGGGGACGAAGCCAAGCTGCAAGCGGCCCTGGACGCGGCGCAAACCCGCACCACCGCCGTTTTCTGA
- a CDS encoding S1 family peptidase gives MRLAMRCGIGAVCAGLAWSVAAEVDHTASLSVVQIRGYMAGGRVFYGSGVVVAQDRVATNCHVTRDAGRITVGKGALSFPATAQRADTRRDLCVLVVPGLPFPVARLGRDGEVGVGQPLYFYGYPHAIGIAYAEARVRALHPFEGGWVIETTADFTFGGSGGGLFDGQGRLVGLATFLSAAQSRGYAIPSAWIAAVEAGEAREIGPLRGLTFWEDAAALPAFLRTLGK, from the coding sequence ATGCGATTAGCGATGCGATGCGGAATAGGGGCGGTCTGCGCGGGCTTGGCGTGGTCCGTGGCGGCGGAGGTGGACCATACGGCTTCCCTCAGCGTGGTGCAGATACGGGGTTATATGGCGGGGGGCCGGGTGTTTTATGGCTCGGGCGTGGTGGTGGCGCAGGACCGGGTGGCGACCAATTGCCATGTCACCCGCGACGCCGGGCGGATCACTGTCGGCAAGGGGGCGCTGAGCTTCCCGGCCACCGCGCAGCGGGCCGATACCCGGCGCGACCTGTGCGTGCTGGTGGTGCCGGGCCTGCCGTTCCCGGTGGCGCGTTTGGGGCGGGATGGGGAAGTGGGCGTCGGTCAGCCGTTGTATTTCTATGGCTATCCCCATGCCATCGGGATCGCCTACGCCGAGGCCCGTGTGCGGGCTTTGCATCCTTTCGAGGGCGGGTGGGTGATCGAAACCACGGCGGATTTCACCTTCGGTGGCAGCGGCGGGGGCTTGTTCGATGGGCAAGGCCGTTTGGTGGGCTTGGCGACTTTCCTGTCCGCCGCGCAGTCGCGGGGCTACGCGATTCCCAGCGCTTGGATCGCCGCTGTCGAGGCCGGGGAGGCCCGCGAGATCGGGCCGTTGCGGGGTTTGACGTTTTGGGAGGATGCGGCGGCCTTGCCGGCTTTTCTGCGGACGCTGGGGAAATAA
- a CDS encoding lytic transglycosylase domain-containing protein, with amino-acid sequence MVGRETATTATGEHPEQKPKKTRKRKAVVKPKEAIPQVQPKLGRRVAAFLMALLRRFPWRMTGLIGTEILAFAGVGLILIIAVLGRAADWFGGTGLAENLLPFAGMVLLLVLLGSGLLWAWWRARGWLWRLSRYLPAALALGLALGAGFLAGREPFRRELAHLRALVGGSEEAERVTIAHQVFAAYRRSDLAQTRRILDRAQPYLPAIRAAALANEIDGEILLGIGAAESSFLPRDSKDGGRGLFQITAPPKAAIDAARRQLGTDKPDPLNPTHNAHLAAATLRHYLREMGGDLFLALLAYNIGPKNGGLRSIMNQYGARDFVTIQPYLQNLPRDYPVRVLSAALAYRLWRTDGRLPRYEEGNNAQHIQDVGIPGLGDGGVWGHRKAGTPPA; translated from the coding sequence ATGGTGGGGCGGGAAACGGCGACGACGGCGACCGGTGAACACCCGGAGCAAAAACCCAAGAAAACCCGCAAGCGCAAGGCGGTCGTCAAGCCCAAGGAAGCAATCCCGCAGGTCCAGCCCAAGCTCGGGCGCAGGGTCGCCGCCTTCCTCATGGCCTTGCTGCGGCGCTTCCCTTGGCGTATGACCGGGTTGATCGGCACGGAAATCCTGGCGTTCGCCGGGGTCGGCCTCATCCTCATCATCGCGGTGCTGGGCCGGGCGGCGGATTGGTTCGGCGGCACCGGCCTTGCCGAAAACCTCCTGCCTTTCGCCGGGATGGTGCTGTTGTTGGTGCTGTTGGGGTCGGGCTTGTTGTGGGCGTGGTGGCGGGCGCGGGGCTGGCTATGGCGGTTATCCCGATATTTGCCCGCCGCGCTGGCCCTGGGCTTGGCCTTGGGGGCCGGGTTCCTGGCCGGGCGCGAACCGTTCCGGCGCGAACTCGCCCATCTCCGCGCCCTGGTCGGCGGCAGCGAGGAGGCCGAGCGCGTCACCATCGCCCATCAGGTGTTCGCCGCCTACCGCCGTTCCGACCTCGCCCAGACGCGCCGCATCCTCGACCGCGCCCAGCCCTACCTCCCCGCCATCCGCGCCGCCGCCCTGGCCAACGAGATCGACGGCGAAATCCTGCTGGGCATCGGCGCGGCGGAATCCTCGTTCCTGCCCCGCGACAGCAAGGACGGCGGGCGCGGCCTGTTCCAAATCACCGCGCCCCCCAAAGCCGCCATCGACGCCGCCCGCCGCCAACTCGGCACCGACAAGCCCGACCCGCTCAACCCCACCCATAACGCCCATCTCGCCGCCGCCACCCTGCGCCATTACCTCAGGGAGATGGGGGGCGATTTGTTCCTGGCGCTGTTGGCCTACAACATCGGTCCCAAGAACGGCGGTTTGCGCTCCATCATGAACCAATACGGCGCCCGCGATTTCGTCACCATCCAGCCCTATCTCCAGAATCTGCCCCGCGATTATCCGGTCCGGGTGTTGAGCGCGGCCCTGGCCTACCGGCTGTGGCGCACCGATGGCCGCTTGCCCCGCTACGAGGAGGGCAACAACGCCCAGCACATCCAGGACGTCGGCATTCCGGGCCTGGGCGATGGCGGGGTATGGGGCCATCGCAAGGCCGGGACTCCGCCCGCTTGA
- a CDS encoding IS701 family transposase — protein sequence MKVLVLFAPMFTQPVWGHVQELVAGAVLCRGPRTVAAALRTLGLADEKGFCKYHRVLSRARWSGLLGAQILLGLLVALAAHLGYPVIIVVDETVERRKGKQIKAKGRYRDAVRSTRGKVVKGLGLKWICLMVLVPLPWNPRPWALPFLTVLAPSERADEAANRRHKTTVDWTAQAVKQVSRWLEATAFTVVGDGAYACVALAHACSANRATLVSRLRLDARLFGFPETPPPGKRGRKPKKGIRLPSLKTLLDRPDEPWRETGLAWYGGERKAVRLLSGVALWHTPGEEPVRLRWVLVADPTGETRPQAFFATDAELTPERIVEVFVLRWSVEVTFEESRRHLGVETQRQWSDLAIARTTPALMGLFPPVCLMASRLVENGTLPVRQAAWYPKTDATFSDVLAFVRRSIWAEKYFVNSASSGERLELSPRDCEALLNQLAATA from the coding sequence ATGAAGGTTCTGGTCCTGTTCGCGCCGATGTTCACGCAGCCGGTATGGGGCCATGTCCAGGAATTGGTGGCGGGGGCGGTCCTGTGCCGTGGCCCGCGCACGGTGGCGGCGGCGTTGCGGACCCTGGGCTTGGCGGACGAGAAGGGATTCTGCAAGTACCACCGGGTGCTGAGCCGGGCGCGGTGGTCGGGCTTGCTGGGGGCGCAAATCCTGTTGGGGCTGCTGGTGGCGTTGGCGGCGCATCTGGGCTACCCGGTGATCATCGTGGTGGACGAGACCGTGGAGCGGCGGAAAGGCAAACAGATCAAGGCCAAGGGCCGCTACCGGGATGCGGTGCGCTCGACGCGGGGCAAGGTGGTCAAGGGCCTGGGGTTGAAATGGATCTGCCTGATGGTCCTGGTGCCGCTGCCGTGGAATCCGCGCCCGTGGGCGCTGCCGTTCCTGACGGTGCTGGCCCCCTCGGAGCGGGCCGACGAGGCGGCCAATCGCCGCCACAAGACCACGGTGGATTGGACGGCCCAGGCCGTCAAGCAGGTTTCGCGGTGGCTGGAGGCCACGGCGTTCACGGTGGTGGGCGACGGGGCCTATGCCTGCGTGGCCCTGGCCCATGCCTGCTCGGCGAACCGCGCCACCCTGGTGTCCCGCCTGCGGCTGGACGCGCGCCTGTTCGGCTTCCCGGAAACCCCGCCGCCCGGCAAGCGGGGGCGCAAACCCAAGAAAGGCATCCGCCTGCCCAGCCTGAAAACCCTGCTGGACCGGCCGGACGAGCCCTGGCGGGAAACCGGGCTGGCTTGGTACGGGGGCGAGCGCAAGGCGGTCCGGCTGCTCAGCGGGGTGGCCCTCTGGCACACGCCCGGCGAAGAGCCGGTCCGCCTGCGCTGGGTCCTGGTCGCGGACCCCACCGGCGAAACCCGGCCCCAGGCCTTCTTCGCCACCGACGCCGAATTGACGCCCGAGCGGATCGTGGAGGTGTTCGTTTTGCGCTGGAGCGTGGAGGTCACCTTCGAAGAGAGCCGCCGCCACCTCGGCGTGGAAACCCAGCGGCAGTGGTCCGACCTCGCCATCGCAAGGACCACGCCCGCCTTGATGGGGCTGTTTCCCCCGGTCTGCCTGATGGCTTCGCGCCTGGTGGAAAACGGAACCCTACCGGTGCGGCAGGCCGCCTGGTATCCAAAGACCGACGCGACGTTTTCCGACGTGCTGGCCTTCGTCCGCCGCTCCATCTGGGCCGAAAAGTATTTCGTCAACTCCGCATCCAGCGGCGAGCGGTTGGAATTATCGCCCCGCGATTGCGAGGCCCTGCTGAATCAACTCGCCGCTACGGCGTGA
- a CDS encoding IS4 family transposase: MASGKSQGVDGKAGAFFRPARRSGLWPEAGAVHRSTVTKARAHLSWRAFEQLHHDAVRLAYEAWPRAEGDTWMGLSVFAIDGSKYRLPASAELRAAFDPDGGLDRPGRGHYPLCLVSTAHDVFRRIPIARTVQPMARADEREEAKALLPHIPPGGVILFDRGYPGHDLIDHLTRNYRGYWLMRCPASGTFAAVEAFAQSGRTEELLTLTPPRSDPVAVRAIRLVGPDGELSVLITNLVDGNRFPAHAVTGLYFRRWELEVHYRDEKSSLDIETFHTRTENGVRQELFAILTMAVISRILMSLAPHPDPAIDAQPQFKNTMITLPGEAFVLSPRYPELALLVFGELLDEIARVRYYRPRTAKPPQPRVCKKPVSKWQVDKSKRIASG, from the coding sequence GTGGCCAGCGGCAAGAGCCAGGGCGTGGACGGCAAGGCGGGCGCATTCTTCCGCCCGGCCCGCCGGAGCGGGCTATGGCCCGAAGCCGGGGCCGTCCATCGCAGCACCGTGACCAAGGCGCGCGCCCACCTGTCCTGGCGGGCCTTCGAGCAACTGCACCACGACGCGGTGCGGCTGGCCTACGAGGCCTGGCCGCGTGCCGAGGGGGATACCTGGATGGGCTTGTCCGTGTTCGCCATCGACGGCTCCAAGTACCGCCTGCCCGCCTCCGCCGAGTTGAGGGCCGCCTTCGACCCCGACGGCGGGCTGGACCGGCCGGGCCGGGGGCATTATCCGCTCTGCCTGGTTTCGACCGCCCACGACGTGTTCCGCCGGATACCCATCGCCCGGACCGTCCAGCCGATGGCGCGGGCCGACGAGCGGGAGGAGGCCAAGGCCCTGCTCCCCCACATCCCGCCCGGCGGCGTCATCCTGTTCGACCGGGGCTACCCCGGCCACGACCTCATCGACCACCTAACCCGGAACTATCGCGGCTACTGGCTGATGCGCTGCCCGGCTTCCGGCACCTTCGCCGCCGTGGAGGCCTTCGCCCAATCCGGCCGGACCGAGGAACTCCTCACCCTGACGCCGCCCCGGTCCGATCCCGTCGCCGTCCGCGCCATCCGCCTGGTCGGCCCGGACGGCGAACTTTCCGTGCTCATCACCAACCTCGTGGATGGAAACCGCTTCCCCGCCCACGCCGTCACCGGCCTCTACTTCCGCCGCTGGGAACTGGAGGTCCATTACCGTGACGAAAAATCTTCGCTGGACATCGAGACTTTCCATACCCGCACCGAGAACGGCGTCCGCCAGGAACTCTTCGCCATCCTGACCATGGCCGTCATCTCCCGGATATTGATGTCCCTCGCGCCGCACCCGGACCCCGCCATCGACGCCCAGCCACAGTTCAAGAACACCATGATCACACTGCCCGGGGAGGCCTTCGTCCTGTCGCCACGATACCCCGAACTGGCGCTGCTCGTCTTCGGCGAACTCCTCGACGAGATCGCGCGGGTACGCTATTACCGCCCTAGAACCGCCAAGCCCCCGCAGCCACGGGTCTGTAAAAAGCCCGTCAGCAAATGGCAGGTCGATAAGTCCAAACGCATCGCCAGCGGTTAA